Part of the Desulfolutivibrio sulfoxidireducens genome is shown below.
TCGGACTCCGGGGACACCGTGACCATCTCCGCCGAGGGTTTGCGCCTGGCCTCCTCGTCCTCCGCCACATCGAGCGTGAGCAGCTCGGCTGAGGAATCCAGTTCCACCGAGGAAGAGGAAGAAGAAGACACCACGGATGTCGAGGATGAGATCGACGAGGTCCAGGAGAAGATCGAGGAACTGCAAAAGGATATCGAGGAGATCGAGCAGGAGGACCTGCCCGACGACCAGAAGCAGCAGCAGCTTCAGAGCCTGCAGACCCAGTTGGCCCAGTACCAGGCCCAGCTCACGCAGTTGCAGAGCGAACTGTACGGATCGGGCGGCACCGGCGGCACCTCCGCCGAGGGCATGTCCTCGTCGCTTACCTGATCGGCTACCCGGGAAACGGCCCCTTTGCCGGGGCCGCGCGAAAAGCCCCCGCCATGGGGGCTTTTTGTTGTGAGGAAAGGGGAGAGCGGCGGGGGAAGGCTATTTCGTCTCGCCGTCCGGAGACTCGGACCTGGGGAACCGCCGAGACTTACGGGGCCTCGGGCGTGACGTTATCCTCGCGGCACGCCTCCCTGACCTGGGAGAAGGACGTGATCGATATGCAATGGTCGGGAAATCGGGCCACGATGTCCAACTCGCCGCCCATGGCCTTGATGACGCGCCGCAGGGTGCTCACATACATGTCCGTGCGCCTCTCCATCTTGGCTACCGAGGCCTGCCCGATCTTCAGTGCCCGGGCCAGTTCTTCTTGGGACAGCCGCATGGCGTTGCGCAGTTCCGCCAGATCCAT
Proteins encoded:
- a CDS encoding helix-turn-helix domain-containing protein; amino-acid sequence: MSPESRERARQKAVELRKEMDLAELRNAMRLSQEELARALKIGQASVAKMERRTDMYVSTLRRVIKAMGGELDIVARFPDHCISITSFSQVREACREDNVTPEAP